The genome window atggcgataataataatagcaataataataataacaatagtaacaaaaaatacaataataataatttctagaacaacaagaacaataatgataatatcaatactactactactacacctactactactaataataatataaaaatatgaatacagatacaaattaaaatttaaatacaaatacaaatataagtataaacatgaatatgaatattatagaaataaaaaaaaatacaaatacaaatacaggattaaatatagatataaatatagatatagatatagatatagatataagcgtaaacataaacgtaaacataaataaacataaattaatatacaaataaaatgtgatttacatataaacagactcataaatatacaatgaaacaaatacacatgtgtatgaaaAGGAATTTATGCACATAAAGATACacttacatatctacacataaagAAACGTGAGACATACTGAGTGAGGGAAAAGTAAATAGACGTACATACAACTCCAAAGAACACACAAAGACActaatgtaatataatgtaataaatatagataaataaagatatagatatagattagatataagcATGTAATTTAGAGAGACAAATTTTCACATCATTTACTTAAtcatatgaatgaataaaggcCAGCCCGTAATTCATAAATGCCCTAATGAAAGTTTAATTCACGTGAATCAAAAAGAATGATGTTATATACGTTTCCATGGATGGCTGCGTAATGTAAGAATTTAATCTATTCTCTTTGACACATTCTCTGACTTAAGAGTGAAATGCCATTTTATTATAAGTCTTTGTGCAGTAGtgcctgaaaaaaaataaaaataaaccataaCCTGGACTGTCCTCCCTaggtattatatattttctaacaTTTGAACATTTTCTAACAGATACAACAAAACGGTGGCCAAAGTGTCCCTCAGGATGTACTTAAACTAACAAGTAGGAAAGAAGATAAACGACACTTTTATCTAGATTAACGAGCCACGTGTTTTCCACTCGATTCAGTTCATTTGAATTGCAAAATATCTTTCCCGGAAATGAAAAAGAGCCATCCACCCAATATTAAATTCAATGGTCTTACCTAATAAACTCGCTGGATGTTACGCAGGGTTTATATATATGGGCCTTCAGTTACGAAACAGATAAATGAAGTGAACAGTgttcatatacataaagatatatcttCCTCGGTCTGACACTCCACTCGCCATACCCTCTCTTTTTcagtctttcatttctctctatctctatctctctctctctctctctctctctctctctctctctctctctctatatatatatatatatatatatatatatatatatatctctctctctctctctctctctctctctctctctccctctgtctctgtctgtctgtctgtctgtctgactcactcactcactcactcactcactcactctcttttctctctctctctctctctctctctctctctctctctctctctctctctctctctctctctctctctctcgctctcttatctttatttttcctctgtctctttctcattatctctttatttctctgtctgtctttatcaatTTACCTGTCCATCTGCCTATGTGCCTGCCTAcgtatccatctacccatctctctttatctctttctcgccATCATTCATCagctttccctctcgctccctccttgtGCAACATCTTTTTAATAATGTATCTTGCAACAGCCTCTGTGATCCATTATTTAGTAACACAATATGCAGTACGTTTAATTGTATATTTGATTTTTCctcgatttttttatttgtttatcatcatcatcatcatcatcatcaccatcatcatcatcatcatcatcatcatcatcatcatcatcatcatcatcatcatcatcatcatcatcatcatcatcatcatcatcatcatcgtcatcatcatcatcgtcatcatcattattatcattattattttcatcatatatattattattattgttattattattatcattattattattattattattattattattattattattattattattattattattattattattattatcttgcagAGGATCAGGAAGAATTCAGCAACATGCGTTATACGTTAGATAATCTCTTGTATGTACAGTGTGTGATCTCTTTCACTGTTTATACAAATTTAACGAGAATCAAAGCACTCTCTTGGTTAAGAGTTTTACAAGCAAGTACTTTTCTTTACACATTTAAACATTTTACTCAAGGCAAAATTTTGGTAAACATTGGAATGCAAAGGTAAACAAATATCCAACCTGAGGCAGTGAGCAAcatcacaaaaacataaaaaaaaaacaataaaaaaaaacataaaaaaactgaGAACACCTTTCCCAACCTGCAATGTATGAAGACTGGTTCGACTCAAAGCATGTAGATTATTTTCTAGATTAGTAtgcatttcctttttatctttcctgttttccttagatgctctctctctctctctctctctctctctctctctctctctctctctctctctctctctcttccaatctctctttctctcttttccaatctctttctctctctctctagattatTTTCTAGATTAGTAtgcatttcctttttatctttcctgttttgcttagatgctctctctctctctctctctctctctctctctctctctctctctctctctctctctctctctcgctatctctctctctctctttctatctatctttcaacttttcgctctctctctctctctttctatctatctttcaacttttcgctctcactctctccttctttccatttttttccttttcgctctctctctctctctctctctctctctctctctctctctctctctctctttccatctttcatcttttcgctctctcactttctctctctctatctatctatctatctttctccctttctctctctctctctctctctctctctctctctctctctctctctctctctctctctctctctctctctctccctcttcctactgtctctctcttcgtccctcttttCGCCCGCACACACAATGCCCCATTTTCCTGCCACGTCGAAGGGTTCCgtctttgatttcctttttacTTCCATGACCAGAGTAATCCGGCTCAGCGGTAATGTGCTAAAAGGATCCCGTGCGTTTCCAGGTCGGATTTTCCTCTTAACGACGTCGGGTGTTCGGGTCCTCGGTCGAGTCCTTGTGCTACGTCGGTCCGTGGCAGTGGGGATGGATCGTCATGGCGGCCTGTGATTACGGGCTCTTTCGTGTGCATACGTTTTGGATATTGTGTGTTGACTTCGTGGTTGTAATAGTACAGGGATAGTAATAGGGGTTTGGCTTCTGTCTGTTGAGGAGAATGAAgcgtggtcatatatatatatatatatatatatatatatatatatatatatatatatatatatatatatatatatacagtatatacaaatatatattttttatctgtttctgtctctgtcaatctctcgctctctctctctctctctctctctctctctctctctctctatctctctctctctctctctctctctctctctctctctctatatatatatatatatatatatatatatatttatatatatatatatatatatatatatatatatatatatatatatatatatatatatatatatatatatatatatatatatatatatatatatatatttatatatatatatatatatatatatatatatatatatatatatttatatatatgtgtgtgtgtgtgtgtgtatatataaataatatatatatatatatatatatatatatatatatatatatatatatacacagtatatacatatatatattttttatctgtttctgtctctgtcaatctctcgctctctctcgctctctctctctctctctcaatctctctctctctctctctctctctctctctctctctatatatatatatatatatatatatatatgtatgtatatatatatatatatatatatatatatatatatatatatatatatgtatatatatatatatatatatatatatatatatatatatatatatatatgtatatatatttatatatatgtgtgtgtgtgtgtgtgtgtgtgtgtgtctgtgtatgtgtgtatgtatgtatatatatatatatatatatatatatatatatatatatatatatatgtatatatgtaatatatatatatatatatatatatatatatgtttatatatatttatatttatatttatatatatatatatatatatatatatatatatatatatatatatatatatatatatacacgtaatatacatatatatatatatatatatatatatatatatatatatatatatatatatatatatatatatatgtatatatatgtgtatatatatgtatgtatgtatatatatatatgtatatatatatatatatatatatatatatatatatatatatatatatatatatatatatatatatatttatatatgtatatagacatgtatgtgtgtatatatatatatatatatatatatatatatatatatatatatatatatatatatgtttgtgtgtgtgtgtgcgtgtttgtgtgtgtgtatgtatgtatgtgtgtgtgtgtgtttgtgtgtgtgtgtgtatgtgtgtgtgtatatatatatatatatatatatatatatatatagtatatatatatatatacatatgtatatatatatatatatatatatatatgtatatatatatatatgtatatatatatatatatatatatatatatatatatatttgagaaatCGTtcatcttctcatcttccctttcattttttttttttttttttttttcatcttagtcACACTTACTGTCACTGTCACAGTACTGACCTTTATTTTTCAATTAAGGACGAGAAATAAAGTACGGTAAAAAGGTAAGAGGATTTTAAAAGTATATGCTTAATCTTCGAAATTGCGATCTTTCCCTGAAGTATCATCTCATAGCCTTCTGGTATGTGATAAATTAGCCATCCCGATTTTTGAAGATTAATGAGTAAAAATGTCTTACATAAAAGCTCCTCTGCTTATGAGATGCATTAATTTCCTCAACGTGTGTCATTTCCGTAATGGCATTTAAAATTTTCAAAAATTGAAATAGATTTTTGCATAAACAGTTTcaaacatttatttttgtatgtatatatatatatatatatatatatatatatatatatatatatgtgtgtgtgtgtgtgtgtgtgtgtgtgtgtgtgtgtgtgtgtgtgtgtgtgtgtgtgtgtgtgttgtttgtgtgtgtgagtgtgtgtgtgtgtgtcgtgtgtgtgtgtgtgttgtgtgtgtgagtgtgtgtgtgtgtgtgtgtgtgtgagtgtgtgtgtgtgtgtgtatgtatgtatatatatatatttatatatatatataatatatatatatatagatatatatatatatattttttatctgtttctgtctctgtcaatctctcgctctctctctctctcctctctctctctcttctctctcctctctctctctctctctcctctctctctctctctcgctctctctcgctctctctctcctctctccctctctccttctcatcatcatcatcatcatcatcatcatcatcatcatcatcatcatcatcatcatcatcatcatcatcatcatcatcatcatcatcatcatcatcatcatcatcatcatcatcatcatcatcatcatcatcatcatcatcatcatcatcatcatcatcatcatcatcatcatcatcatcatcatcatcatcatcatcatcatcatcatcatcatcatcatcatcatcatcatcatcatcatcatcatcatcatcatcatcatcatcatcatcatcatcatcatcatcatcatcatcatcatcatcatcatcatcatcatcatcatcatcatcatcatcatcatcatcatcatcatcatcatcatcatcatcatcatcatcatcatcatcatcatcatcatcatcatcatcatcatcatcatcatcatcatcatcatcatcatcatcatcatcatcatcatcatcatcatcatcatcatcatcatcatcatcatcatcatcatcatcatcatcatcatcatcatcatcatcatcatcatcatcatcatcatcatcatcatcatcatcatcatcatcatcatcatcatcatcatcatcatcatcatcattatcataatcaccatcatcatcatcatcatcatcatcatcatcatcatcatcatcatcatcatcatcatcatcatcatcatcatcatcatcatcatcatcatcatcatcatcatcatcatcatcatcatcatcatcatcatcatcatcatcatcatcatcatcatcatcatcatcatcatcatcatcatcatcatcatcatcatcatcatcatcatcatcatcatcatcatcatcatcatcatcatcatcatcatcatcatcatcatcatcatcatcatcatcatcatcatcatcatcatcatcatcatcatcatcatcatcatcatcatcatcatcatcatcatcatcatcatcatcatcatcatcatcatcatcatcatcatcatcatcatcatcatcatcatcatcatcatcatcatcatcatcatcatcatcatcatcatcatcatcatcatcatcatcatcatcatcatcatcttcatcaccaccatcatcatcatcatcatcatcatcatcatcatcatcatcatcatcatcatcatcatcatcatcatcatcatcatcat of Penaeus chinensis breed Huanghai No. 1 chromosome 37, ASM1920278v2, whole genome shotgun sequence contains these proteins:
- the LOC125045267 gene encoding uncharacterized protein DDB_G0271670-like gives rise to the protein SSSSSSSSSSSSSSSSSSSSSSSSSSSSSSSSSSSSSSSSSSSSSSSSSSSSSSSSSSSSSSSSSSSSSSSSSSSSSSSSSSSSSSSSSSSSSSSSSSSSSSSSSSSSSPPSSSSSSSSSSSSSSSSSSSSSSSSSSSSSSSSPSSSSSSSSSSSSSSSSSSSSSSSSSSSSSSSSSSSSSSSSSSSSSSSSSSSSSSSSSSSSSSSSSSSSSSSSSSSSVNMV